DNA from Arthrobacter sp. FW305-BF8:
CTTAGTCTGAGGTTCTTGATGGAAGACACCTGTGGCTCCTTGGATTCAGGGGTGGCGACGTGGATTTCCCCTTCATCGTTGGAGAAGGGCGTGCTCGTGTGGTCTGATCTGGCCGGGCAAGTCTGGAAGATCAGGGCGCTTAAGCACGGGTAAATTCTGCAGCGGCGGGCGGTTTACCGGTAGCGGTGTCGATCGGCAGATTACTTGAAGCTTTAACCAACCGGCGCTATGGTTAGTTTAAGCTTCAAGCAATCTCCTGGAATATCGAGGACCTCTGATGACCGCTTGTGTTGAAACCGCTGTGCAGGATGCGTCCCTGCCCTTTGCCACCGTCCGCAGCCAGGTGACTGTGCCGCTGCGCTTTCCCGACGGTTACAGCACGACTGCCGACGTGCTGACGTTTCGCGGCCTCGCGGACGGCAAGGAGCACCTGCTGCTCGCCCTGGGCCAGTGGGAGCAGACGCTCCTCACCCATGACGTGCCCTTGGTCAGGCTGCACAGCGAATGCATGACCGGCGACGTGTTCGGCAGCCAGCGCTGTGACTGCGGACCGCAGTTGCGCGAGGCTGTCGAAGAGATCGCCGCAGCAGGCGGATTCCTGCTCTACCTCCGCCAGGAGGGCCGCGGCATCGGCCTCTACTCCAAGCTCGACGCCTACGCCCTGCAGGACACGGGCCTTGATACCTACGACGCCAACCTGGCTCTGGGCCACGGCGAGGACGAGCGCGACTACACTGCGGCCGCACAGATGCTCGGCGCCCTCGGAGCCACGAGCATCCGCCTCCTGAGCAACAACCCGGACAAGGCTGACCAGTTGACGGCCCTCGGTATCGACGTCGCCGAACAGGTTCCCACCGGTGTGTACCTCTCGCCGGCCAACCACAGTTATCTGGCCGCCAAGCGGGACCGCACCGCACATACGCTGGAACTTTCCAGGGCCGACGTCGGGCACGTACCGCCGGTGCCGGGTGGCACCATCCCTAGCCACGACGAGATGCTCAGCCGCATCGACGGGCTGGTTCCCCGGCTGCGGGAGCGGGCAGAGGAAACAGAGCGGCTGCGCCGCCTCCCCGAATCCACCATGACGGACCTGAAGGAGTCCGGGGTGTTCCGGATCCTGGCTCCGCTGGAGCTGGGCGGCTACGGCATGGGCGCGGAAACCTACGCTGAGGTCATCCGGCGGCTTGCCCGGGGATGCGCGTCGACGGCCTGGACCGCCGGACACCTGATCGAGCATGTCTGGATGCTGGCCCGCTGGCCCCGGCAGGTCCAGGACGAAGTGTTCGCGGGCGGGCCTGCCCCGCTGGCCGCGGCCACGGGTGCTCCCGTAGGCTCGGCCAGGAAGGTCCCGGGAGGATTCTCCGTCTCCGGCCACTG
Protein-coding regions in this window:
- the ribA gene encoding GTP cyclohydrolase II RibA, translated to MTACVETAVQDASLPFATVRSQVTVPLRFPDGYSTTADVLTFRGLADGKEHLLLALGQWEQTLLTHDVPLVRLHSECMTGDVFGSQRCDCGPQLREAVEEIAAAGGFLLYLRQEGRGIGLYSKLDAYALQDTGLDTYDANLALGHGEDERDYTAAAQMLGALGATSIRLLSNNPDKADQLTALGIDVAEQVPTGVYLSPANHSYLAAKRDRTAHTLELSRADVGHVPPVPGGTIPSHDEMLSRIDGLVPRLRERAEETERLRRLPESTMTDLKESGVFRILAPLELGGYGMGAETYAEVIRRLARGCASTAWTAGHLIEHVWMLARWPRQVQDEVFAGGPAPLAAATGAPVGSARKVPGGFSVSGHWSFASGVMHAEWALLAVQSDGVRLQCLVPVAELELLDAWHTAGLRGTGSNDLRAVDLFVPQHRAMDWALLSAADNPGSRIHPDPMIHTPMATLLNLVAPAAALGAAEYAVEVFREKMLVRKVKNTVDNRQADSPLAQARFSQAYGTAATARLHWREALSIVSSSLERQPSGLTDDERAKYRLSLALSGEAAEEAVRLAVSGSGGNAHRLSHPLQRIQRDVNVLLNHPTLSRDPILEQAGRGLLSLGFTVPSF